A genomic stretch from Bos javanicus breed banteng chromosome 3, ARS-OSU_banteng_1.0, whole genome shotgun sequence includes:
- the LOC133245190 gene encoding guanylate-binding protein 6-like gives MASGWDMMVPISLVENDNEQLSVNQEAIETLEKISQPVVVVAIVGLYRTGKSYLMNRLAGQKHGFPLGSTVQSKTKGIWMWCVPHPSKSDHTLVLLDTEGLGDVEKSSPSYVTELTKLIKAKSSPSPDGEEDCPEFVTFFPDFIWAVRDFTLELKLNGHSITEDQYLENALKLTKGKNMKVQTSNLCRECIREFFPTRKCFVFDRPTNDKELLADIENVSEYQLNPKFQEQTKKFCSYIFTNAKTKTLREGVLVTGNWLGKLVVTYVDTINNGAVPCLENAVTSLAHLENSAAVQKAADHYSEKMTQQLSLPTDTFQELLEVHAACEKEAIAIFMERSFKDENQEFQKNLVEIIKNKKEDFVLQNEEASVKYCQVKLDEISKTLMESISAGTFSVPGGYELYRKAKERFEQDYHQVPRKGVKANEVLQSFLQSQAALEKSILQADKALTDGEKTVAEERARNEIAEKERELLKQKLQEQQQEMEAQKKSFQENIAQLTEKLEKEKENLLREMNMMLEHKMKVQETLLNEGFREKSELMSAEINQLKNMIDDTKEKDTPWVTKALDKFGDELTSILSSPAKLLGQIVKGIGSLFKK, from the exons ATGGCATCTGGATGGGACATGATGGTCCCTATTTCTCTGGTAGAAAATGACAACGAGCAACTGTCAGTGAACCAGGAAGCTATAGAGACTCTTGAGAAGATTTCTCAGCCAGTGGTGGTAGTAGCCATTGTAGGACTGTATCGTACGGGTAAATCCTACTTGATGAACCGTCTTGCAGGACAGAAACATG GTTTCCCTCTGGGCTCTACAGTGCAGTCTAAAACCAAGGGCATTTGGATGTGGTGTGTGCCTCACCCTTCCAAATCAGACCACACTCTGGTCCTTCTGGACACTGAGGGCCTGGGAGATGTTGAAAAG tcAAGTCCTAGTTATGTGACAGAGCTCACAAAACTAATCAAAGCCAAGTCCTCTCCCAGCCCTGATGGAGAAGAAGATTGCCCAGAATTTGTGACTTTCTTTCCAGACTTTATATGGGCTGTACGGGATTTCACCCTGGAGCTAAAGTTAAATGGTCATTCTATCACAGAAGATCAATACCTGGAAAATGCTTTGAAGCTGACTAAAG GCAAGAATATGAAGGTACAAACATCAAATTTATGCAGAGAGTGCATCAGGGAGTTCTTTCCAACACGGAAGTGTTTTGTCTTTGACCGACCAACAAATGACAAAGAACTCCTAGCTGATATTGAGAATGTGTCTGAATACCAACTGAATCCTAAATTCcaggaacaaacaaaaaaattctgttcTTACATCTTCACCAATGCAAAAACCAAGACACTCAGAGAGGGAGTCCTGGTAACTGGAAATT GGCTGGGAAAGTTGGTTGTGACCTACGTGGATACCATCAACAATGGAGCTGTACCTTGTTTGGAGAATGCAGTCACATCTCTGGCtcatttggagaactcagcagctGTGCAAAAGGCAGCTGACCACTACAGTGAGAAGATGACCCAGCAACTGAGCCTCCCCACAGACACGTTCCAGGAGCTGCTGGAGGTGCATGCAGCTTGTGAGAAGGAAGCCATTGCCATCTTCATGGAGCGCTCCTTCAAGGATGAAAatcaggaattccagaaaaatcttgTG GAAATTATAAAGAACAAGAAGGAGGATTTTGTGTTACAGAATGAAGAGGCATCTGTCAAATACTGCCAGGTTAAACTTGATGAGATTTCCAAGACCCTAATGGAAAGTATTTCAGCGGGCACTTTTTCTGTTCCTGGAGGTTATGAACTCTACAGGAAAGCAAAGGAAAGGTTTGAACAGGATTATCATCAAGTGCCCAGAAAAGGAGTGAAG GCAAATGAAGTCCTTCAGAGCTTTCTTCAGTCACAAGCAGCATTAGAGAAATCCATCCTGCAGGCAGATAAAGCACTCACTGATGGGGAGAAGACTGTAGCAG AAGAGCGGGCTAGGAATGAGATAGCTGAGAAGGAACGGGAGCTGCTGAAACAGAAACTGCAAGAACAGCAGCAGGAGATGGAGGCGCAAAAGAAGAGTTTCCAGGAAAACATAGCCCAGCTGACAGAgaagctggagaaagaaaaagaaaacctactgAGAGAGATGAATATGATGTTGGAGCATAAGATGAAG GTCCAAGAAACTCTGCTTAATGAAGGTTTTAGAGAGAAATCTGAGTTGATGAGTGCAGAAATAAATCAGTTAAAAAATATGATTGATGATACTAAAGAAAAGGATACTCCCTGGGTTACAAAAGCCTTGGACAAATTTGGTGATGAGCTCACTTCAATATTGAGTTCTCCAGCTAAACTTCTTGGGCAGATTGTGAAAGGGATAGgctctttatttaaaaagtag